A single window of Theropithecus gelada isolate Dixy chromosome 9, Tgel_1.0, whole genome shotgun sequence DNA harbors:
- the NUDT13 gene encoding nucleoside diphosphate-linked moiety X motif 13 isoform X3, producing MAPVVITLVSDGTRCLLARQSSFPKGMYSALAGFCDIGESVEETIHREVAEEVGLEVESLQYCASQHWPFPSGSLMIACHATVKPGQTEIQVNLRELETAAWFSHDEVATALKRKGPYTQQQNGTFPFWLPPKLAISHQLIKEWVEKQTCSSLPA from the exons ATGGCTCCTGTGGTGATCACGCTGGTGTCAGATGGGACCCGATGCCTGCTTGCCCGCCAAAGCTCCTTTCCCAAGGGAATGTATTCTGCCTTGGCAGGCTTTTGTGATATAG GTGAAAGTGTGGAAGAGACCATCCATCGAGAAGTTGCAGAAGAGGTGGGATTGGAGGTGGAAAGCCTGCAGTACTGTGCATCCCAGCACTGGCCCTTTCCTAGTGGCTCACTCATGATTGCTTGCCATGCAACTGTGAAACCAGGGCAAACAGAA ATCCAGGTGAACTTGAGAGAATTAGAGACAGCTGCCTGGTTCAGTCATGATGAGGTAGCCACAGCCCTGAAGAGAAAGGGCCCCTATACTCAGCAACAGAATGGGACTTTCCCATTCTGGCTGCCCCCTAAGTTAGCCATCTCCCACCAACTGATTAAGGAGTGGGTGGAAAAACAGACCTGTTCTTCCCTGCCTGCTTAG
- the NUDT13 gene encoding nucleoside diphosphate-linked moiety X motif 13 isoform X2, translating into METELKGSFIELRKALFQLNARDASMLSTAQALLRWHDAHQFCSRSGQPTKKNVAGSKRVCPSNNIIYYPQMAPVVITLVSDGTRCLLARQSSFPKGMYSALAGFCDIGESVEETIHREVAEEVGLEVESLQYCASQHWPFPSGSLMIACHATVKPGQTEIQVNLRELETAAWFSHDEVATALKRKGPYTQQQNGTFPFWLPPKLAISHQLIKEWVEKQTCSSLPA; encoded by the exons ATGGAGACAGAGCTCAAGGGGTCTTTCATTGAGCTGAGAAAGGCTCTCTTTCAACTCAATGCAAGGGATGCCTCCATGCTGTCCACG GCTCAAGCTCTTCTCCGCTGGCATGATGCTCATCAGTTCTGCAGCAGAAGTGGGCAGCCCACCAAGAAGAACGTGGCTGGCAGCAAGCGTGTGTGCCCTTCCAATAATATCATCTATTATCCACAG ATGGCTCCTGTGGTGATCACGCTGGTGTCAGATGGGACCCGATGCCTGCTTGCCCGCCAAAGCTCCTTTCCCAAGGGAATGTATTCTGCCTTGGCAGGCTTTTGTGATATAG GTGAAAGTGTGGAAGAGACCATCCATCGAGAAGTTGCAGAAGAGGTGGGATTGGAGGTGGAAAGCCTGCAGTACTGTGCATCCCAGCACTGGCCCTTTCCTAGTGGCTCACTCATGATTGCTTGCCATGCAACTGTGAAACCAGGGCAAACAGAA ATCCAGGTGAACTTGAGAGAATTAGAGACAGCTGCCTGGTTCAGTCATGATGAGGTAGCCACAGCCCTGAAGAGAAAGGGCCCCTATACTCAGCAACAGAATGGGACTTTCCCATTCTGGCTGCCCCCTAAGTTAGCCATCTCCCACCAACTGATTAAGGAGTGGGTGGAAAAACAGACCTGTTCTTCCCTGCCTGCTTAG